From one Rhodamnia argentea isolate NSW1041297 chromosome 1, ASM2092103v1, whole genome shotgun sequence genomic stretch:
- the LOC115728719 gene encoding probable protein phosphatase 2C 35 isoform X1, with the protein MGCAHGKCCGHRPRSSDSDSREFQEVSQFSVHGKHILTERSIECVPVPSRNFRLEYSVLTQRGYYPYSPGKENEDSFCIRTQVQGNPNLHFFGVFDGHGLFGAQCSNFVRDRLVDILANDPRLLLDDPANAYSSAFVRTNHELHDSEIDDTESGTTAITVLVVGDKLLVANVGDSRAVIALKVGDRVLAEDLSSDQTPFRRDEYERVKLCGARVLSEDQLDGLKDPDIQTWGDEESEGSDPPRLWVQNGRYPGTAFTRSIGDSTAEEIGAIADPEVSTVQLTPDHLFFVVASDGVFEFLSSQAVVDMVASYPDPRDACAAIAGESYKQWLAHGSRTDDITIIIVHVKDLRNAGANAARTASLRTGGGSSNSSFTTASEMYRSMRSEISVFETYQCTISNNRSHAIVVPSLLRTPQS; encoded by the exons ATGGGCTGTGCGCATGGGAAGTGTTGTGGGCACCGCCCACGATCTTCGGACTCTGATTCTCGGGAGTTTCAAGAGGTGAGTCAATTCAGTGTCCATGGAAAGCACATACTCACCGAGAGGTCCATAGAGTGTGTGCCTGTTCCTTCACGCAACTTTCGTTTGGAGTACTCTGTTCTGACGCAGCGTGGTTACTACCCCTATTCGCCTGGCAAGGAAAACGAAGATAGCTTTTGCATTCGGACCCAAGTTCAAGGTAACCCAAATCTCCATTTCTTTGGTGTGTTTGATGGGCATGGTCTATTTGGTGCCCAGTGTTCCAATTTCGTTAGAGACAGATTGGTGGATATCTTAGCAAATGACCCTAGACTATTATTGGACGATCCTGCTAACGCCTACAGTTCGGCGTTTGTAAGGACAAATCACGAGTTGCATGATAGCGAGATAGACGACACGGAGAGTGGTACTACCGCTATTACAGTTCTTGTTGTTGGGGATAAGCTTCTTGTTGCAAATGTGGGTGATTCAAGGGCAGTTATCGCACTTAAAGTTGGCGACAGAGTTTTAGCTGAGGATCTGTCCTCTGATCAAACCCCGTTTAGGCGAGACGAGTATGAGAGAGTGAAGCTTTGTGGAGCCAGGGTTCTGAGCGAAGATCAATTGGATGGGCTAAAGGATCCTGATATACAGACATGGGGTGATGAAGAGAGTGAAGGCAGTGATCCTCCGAGGCTGTGGGTTCAGAATGGAAGGTATCCCGGCACCGCCTTCACGAGGAGTATAGGAGATAGTACAGCTGAGGAAATTGGTGCGATTGCCGATCCTGAAGTGTCCACGGTTCAGCTCACACCTGATCATTTGTTCTTTGTTGTTGCAAGTGATGGAGTTTTCGAGTTTCTCTCTAGCCAAGCCGTTGTCGATATG GTGGCAAGTTATCCTGATCCTAGAGATGCATGCGCTGCCATTGCTGGAGAATCATATAAACAATGGTTGGCTCATGGAAGCCGAACGGATGATATAACAATCATTATTGTACATGTTAAAGACTTGCGTAAT GCAGGTGCCAATGCTGCAAGGACAGCATCCTTAAGAACGGGAGGAGGAAGCTCCAACTCATCCTTTACGACTGCATCAGAAATGTATAGATCGATGAGGAGtgagatttctgtttttgaGACTTACCAGTGCACCATTTCTAACAACCGAAGTCATGCGATTGTTGTTCCATCTCTGTTACGAACACCACAGTCG TAG
- the LOC115728719 gene encoding probable protein phosphatase 2C 35 isoform X2, with protein sequence MGCAHGKCCGHRPRSSDSDSREFQEVSQFSVHGKHILTERSIECVPVPSRNFRLEYSVLTQRGYYPYSPGKENEDSFCIRTQVQGNPNLHFFGVFDGHGLFGAQCSNFVRDRLVDILANDPRLLLDDPANAYSSAFVRTNHELHDSEIDDTESGTTAITVLVVGDKLLVANVGDSRAVIALKVGDRVLAEDLSSDQTPFRRDEYERVKLCGARVLSEDQLDGLKDPDIQTWGDEESEGSDPPRLWVQNGRYPGTAFTRSIGDSTAEEIGAIADPEVSTVQLTPDHLFFVVASDGVFEFLSSQAVVDMVASYPDPRDACAAIAGESYKQWLAHGSRTDDITIIIVHVKDLRNVPMLQGQHP encoded by the exons ATGGGCTGTGCGCATGGGAAGTGTTGTGGGCACCGCCCACGATCTTCGGACTCTGATTCTCGGGAGTTTCAAGAGGTGAGTCAATTCAGTGTCCATGGAAAGCACATACTCACCGAGAGGTCCATAGAGTGTGTGCCTGTTCCTTCACGCAACTTTCGTTTGGAGTACTCTGTTCTGACGCAGCGTGGTTACTACCCCTATTCGCCTGGCAAGGAAAACGAAGATAGCTTTTGCATTCGGACCCAAGTTCAAGGTAACCCAAATCTCCATTTCTTTGGTGTGTTTGATGGGCATGGTCTATTTGGTGCCCAGTGTTCCAATTTCGTTAGAGACAGATTGGTGGATATCTTAGCAAATGACCCTAGACTATTATTGGACGATCCTGCTAACGCCTACAGTTCGGCGTTTGTAAGGACAAATCACGAGTTGCATGATAGCGAGATAGACGACACGGAGAGTGGTACTACCGCTATTACAGTTCTTGTTGTTGGGGATAAGCTTCTTGTTGCAAATGTGGGTGATTCAAGGGCAGTTATCGCACTTAAAGTTGGCGACAGAGTTTTAGCTGAGGATCTGTCCTCTGATCAAACCCCGTTTAGGCGAGACGAGTATGAGAGAGTGAAGCTTTGTGGAGCCAGGGTTCTGAGCGAAGATCAATTGGATGGGCTAAAGGATCCTGATATACAGACATGGGGTGATGAAGAGAGTGAAGGCAGTGATCCTCCGAGGCTGTGGGTTCAGAATGGAAGGTATCCCGGCACCGCCTTCACGAGGAGTATAGGAGATAGTACAGCTGAGGAAATTGGTGCGATTGCCGATCCTGAAGTGTCCACGGTTCAGCTCACACCTGATCATTTGTTCTTTGTTGTTGCAAGTGATGGAGTTTTCGAGTTTCTCTCTAGCCAAGCCGTTGTCGATATG GTGGCAAGTTATCCTGATCCTAGAGATGCATGCGCTGCCATTGCTGGAGAATCATATAAACAATGGTTGGCTCATGGAAGCCGAACGGATGATATAACAATCATTATTGTACATGTTAAAGACTTGCGTAAT GTGCCAATGCTGCAAGGACAGCATCCTTAA